A window of the Lactuca sativa cultivar Salinas chromosome 7, Lsat_Salinas_v11, whole genome shotgun sequence genome harbors these coding sequences:
- the LOC111904268 gene encoding uncharacterized protein LOC111904268, with protein sequence MTRNNGNGEKESMITLHYPMLSRSNYSAWVIKMRVFMQSQGVWDAVKARTSNTIVEVKKDKMALAAIYQGIPEDLLLSLAEKKIAKEAWEALKTMFMGADRVKTARIQTLKTEFKALDMKDIEGVDEFATKVINNVSTMHTMGDTVEESYIMKKILRVVPFKLLQIASTIEKFGDLETMTIEEVIGRLKAHEERMKGHGENDEKELLLTHQEWSKRNKKKTEGDSKSKSSRGGFGTSQARCRGRGRGNGGRGTRGRG encoded by the coding sequence ATGACAAGAAACAATGGAAATGGCGAAAAAGAGAGTATGATCACCCTCCATTACCCTATGTTGTCAAGAAGCAATTATTCTGCATGGGTCATCAAGATGAGAGTCTTCATGCAATCCCAGGGAGTTTGGGATGCAGTGAAAGCCAGAACATCAAACACAATTGTCGAGGTGAAGAAGGATAAGATGGCACTAGCAGCCATCTATCAAGGGATACCGGAAGACCTGTTATTGTCCCTGGCTGAGAAGAAAATAGCCAAAGAGGCCTGGGAGGCTTTAAAAACAATGTTCATGGGAGCAGATAGAGTAAAGACTGCAAGAATTCAGACCTTGAAAACAGAATTCAAGGCACTGGATATGAAAGATATAGAGGGTGTTGATGAGTTTGCTACAAAGGTAATCAATAATGTAAGCACTATGCATACCATGGGGGACACAGTAGAAGAATCCTACATTATGAAGAAGATATTGAGGGTTGTGCCATTTAAGCTTCTCCAGATTGCTTCTACAATTGAAAAGTTTGGGGACTTAGAGACAATGACAATAGAGGAAGTAATTGGGAGACTAAAGGCCCATGAAGAAAGAATGAAGGGACATGGGGAGAATGATGAAAAGGAGCTGCTCTTGACTCACCAAGAGTGGTCAAAAAGGAACAAAAAGAAGACTGAGGGAGATTCCAAATCTAAGTCGAGTAGAGGAGGATTTGGAACCTCACAAGCACGATGTAGAGGAAGAGGCAGAGGTAATGGTGGTCGTGGCACTCGTGGGAGAGGATGA